The sequence TAACTGAGAGCGTTGTTTATCGAAATACCAGTCTTCTTTGATCCTGAATCGCAAAATTTTGGAGGGATCAAACTGGGTAAAGATGACGGAGTCGAACTCATCGTAAGGAGGATATGGCCTTTTAAAGGTTTTATGCATAGTATCTACCTGACGGTTGATAACTTCCTGGTATGTTAGGGGAACCAGAAATTCATCCGTTGTGGAGATATCGTATGCCGTGATAGTCCCTTCTTTGAGGGCATCCATGATTACGGTGATCAGGTTTCTCCAATGATTATGGGGTTCGATGGGATAATAGAAGGGTTGGTTGATTTTCTGACGCATATCAATAACCCTCCAAATCCGTTTCTCCCACATCACATCTGCTTTTCTCAAGGGGGGATAAGCAACGGGTTTGGTATTGGTAAAACCGCCGCCATCGGCAAACAGACCATCGACGGGAGGTTCATTGTTATAAACCTGGGCCGTGGAAGGTTTTTGTGCCCCGATGAGGACAAAGAGCAAGATTAGAATGATGCTTATTCGTTTCATAATAGCAACCTCCTGATGGTTATTTTATTTCAAGGTTAATGGGGTTCAGGCTTCTGATGCCGTCAGGTCCTTCAGCCTGGATATTTTCAAAGAGAATTCTCTGACCTCTCCTGGCACTTTGGATGATGCTTGTAATTTCAGAAGTAAACTGATTTCCCCTTGCATTTTTCTGTACAAGGTCGCCTCCGATGATGGTAATCATTTTGAAAGAGGTTACCTTGAAATACAGATCGAATTCAA comes from Bacteroidota bacterium and encodes:
- the gldN gene encoding gliding motility protein GldN → MKRISIILILLFVLIGAQKPSTAQVYNNEPPVDGLFADGGGFTNTKPVAYPPLRKADVMWEKRIWRVIDMRQKINQPFYYPIEPHNHWRNLITVIMDALKEGTITAYDISTTDEFLVPLTYQEVINRQVDTMHKTFKRPYPPYDEFDSVIFTQFDPSKILRFRIKEDWYFDKQRSQLMVRIIGLCPVMMKEINGEEFPEPLFWVYFPEARPVFAKSLVYNRHNDAMRLSYDDVFWKRMFGSLIYKESNVYDRRISEYASGLEALYEAERVKNDLMRFEHELWEF